In the Nilaparvata lugens isolate BPH chromosome 9, ASM1435652v1, whole genome shotgun sequence genome, one interval contains:
- the LOC120352956 gene encoding uncharacterized protein LOC120352956 has translation MMYGSESWVSLDKHMSRVTAAEMRYLRRIVGKSRRDRVRNETVRGELGVKPARDKIEEKQLRWLGHAGRAGEESQIKKFFEAKPEGRRPRGRPRVGYKEYMERLGMARGKRWQEMRNMWEDRVVWRRWTEA, from the coding sequence ATGATGTATGGATCGGAAAGTTGGGTATCACTGGACAAGCATATGAGCAGGGTAACAGCGGCAGAGATGAGGTACCTGAGGAGAATTGTAGGCAAGAGTAGGAGGGACCGAGTACGGAATGAGACAGTCAGAGGGGAGCTGGGAGTGAAGCCTGCAAGAGATAAAATAGAGGAAAAACAGCTCAGATGGCTAGGGCACGCAGGAAGAGCAGGGGAGGAAAGCCAAATTAAGAAATTTTTCGAGGCCAAACCTGAAGGGAGAAGGCCCAGAGGCAGACCTAGAGTGGGCTATAAGGAATATATGGAGAGACTGGGTATGGCAAGGGGAAAGCGATGGCAGGAAATGAGGAATATGTGGGAGGACCGAGTGGTGTGGAGGAGATGGACCGAGGCTTAA
- the LOC120352957 gene encoding uncharacterized protein LOC120352957, with amino-acid sequence MVTVLIGKRLKTPGKIKLRFGIWNVRTLTGKEVELVEEMRKRKIQLMGLSEVKKKGSGSVELKDGYVMVYSGVVMQSRAKEGVGVVMTPEAFNKVSDWQAINSRIMTVDLDLELKVTYVQVYAPTEDSNVQDKEEFYLSLNAVLEGVCSRGRQVIVGGDMNARIGNDCEHSHGVMGPYAGEQIKNSNGERLLEFGVDNNLLIGNTWFNHKRIHQITFEAEGRAAKSIIDYFMYSAEMRRRVTDVKVIRGAELDTDHRLVVMDLRMKVPVKEREKRYSRVHVQKLESPQVQELYHQNIEEEFRTLPEDIRDLDALWEEIKNRLLRAAEVSCGRKIVNTKHKRTKWWNDHVKELVKKKKDAWRKYLASGSEEDRAIYIQYRRQVKKEVREAKAKTWEEFGQNLEEKYNKDNKIFWKMVKGLRGRRVKEVRSIRNGDGILVSEQKDVLEAWRRYYEEKLCC; translated from the coding sequence ATGGTGACAGTGCTTATAGGAAAGAGATTGAAAACGCCAGGAAAAATTAAGCTCAGATTTGGAATTTGGAATGTTCGTACTCTAACTGGTAAAGAGGTGGAATTGGTGGAGGAGATGCGGAAGCGCAAAATACAATTGATGGGTCTGAgtgaggtgaagaagaagggtTCAGGAAGTGTGGAACTGAAAGATGGATATGTGATGGTATACTCAGGAGTGGTCATGCAGAGTCGAGCGAAGGAGGGAGTAGGGGTAGTCATGACACCGGAAGCATTTAATAAAGTCAGTGACTGGCAGGCAATCAATTCAAGAATAATGACTGTAGATTTGGACCTTGAGCTAAAAGTAACATATGTGCAGGTGTATGCTCCTACAGAAGACTCGAATGTACAGGATAAAGAGGAGTTCTACCTATCTTTGAATGCAGTTTTGGAAGGAGTGTGTAGTCGAGGAAGACAGGTAATAGTTGGTGGAGATATGAATGCACGAATTGGAAACGACTGCGAACATTCACACGGAGTAATGGGGCCTTATGCAGGAGAACAGATTAAAAATAGTAATGGAGAGAGATTACTGGAATTCGGCGTAGACAATAACTTACTCATCGGTAACACATGGTTTAATCATAAACGGATTCACCAAATTACATTTGAGGCGGAAGGAAGAGCAGCTAAGAgtataatagattatttcatGTATAGCGCAGAGATGAGAAGGAGAGTGACTGATGTCAAAGTTATTAGAGGTGCGGAACTAGACACAGATCACAGGCTTGTAGTGATGGATTTGCGAATGAAGGTACCGGTGAAAGAACGGGAAAAAAGGTACAGTAGAGTGCACGTACAAAAATTGGAGAGTCCGCAAGTTCAAGAACTATATCACCAAAACATTGAGGAAGAATTTAGGACATTACCTGAAGACATTAGAGACCTGGACGCTCTATGGGAAGAGATTAAAAACAGATTACTGAGAGCTGCAGAGGTATCCTGTGGAAGGAAGATTGTTAATACAAAACACAAAAGAACAAAATGGTGGAATGATCATGTGAAGGAATTGGTCAAAAAGAAGAAAGATGCATGGAGAAAGTATCTGGCCAGCGGAAGCGAAGAGGATAGGGCAATCTACATTCAGTATAGACGTCAAGTTAAGAAAGAGGTGCGGGAAGCAAAAGCCAAGACCTGGGAAGAATTTGGACAGAATCTGGAAGAGAAATACAATAAAGATAACAAGATATTCTGGAAAATGGTAAAGGGGCTGAGAGGTAGAAGAGTTAAGGAGGTGCGAAGTATACGGAATGGAGATGGGATACTAGTGTCTGAGCAAAAAGATGTTCTAGAGGCCTGGCGAAGATACTATGAAGAAAAATTGTGCTGCTGA